The Pseudomonas bijieensis DNA window CGCGATTGCGAATCTGCTCGCACAGGGCGGCGTAGGCGCGGTCGTCGGCGAGGGAGTGATGCTCGCTGCCTTGTACTTCCTGTTCGCGCAAACCGATGGTCTCGCGCTCCGGCAGATAAGCGCTGAACACCAGCCCCGTGGACGAACTGAGCAGCGGCAATACCGAGCCCAGTTGCGTCACCACGGTCACGGCCCGCACGGCGGGTTCGATACGCACCACGGTCGCGCCATGGTTGCCCCATACCGCCAGGAAACAGGTTTCGTTCAAGTCGTCGCGCAACTCGGACAAGGGCAGGGCGGCCACTTGCAGCACGTCCATGCCGTTGAGCGCCGCCAGGCCCACGCGCAGGGCCTCGCGGCCCAGGCCATAGTGGTTGGTGGCGGCGTTCTGCTCGGCAAACCCGCTGGCGATCAAGGCCTGCAGGTATCGATGCACCTTGCTCGCCGGCATTTGCACGTGTTCGGCCAGCCGCGATAGCGATGTGGAGGGGGACAGTTCCGCCAGCGCCTTGAGGATGTCGGTGCCGACTTCGGCCGAGCGGACTTTCTGTTTACCGTTGCTGAGCGGGGTTTCCATGGTGGCGCAGGGTCCAGAGGCGAATGGGCGTCTTTATAGCTTGACGGTCGCTGTCGAGCAAATTACGTTATGCGTAATTGAATTACGATAAAAATAAACCCGGTGCGCCTCAACCACTCCGTTGAGTGACGGGCCGCATTCCTGGAGGCTCCATGAACCTCGATTCCCCAGTGTCGGACCTGGTCTACCAATCAGGCTTCGGTAACGAATTTGCCAGCGAAGCATTGCCCGGTGCATTGCCGGTGGGCCAGAACTCACCGCAGAAAGCTCCGTACGGTCTCTATACCGAATTGTTCTCCGGCACCGCGTTCACCATGGCCCGCAGCGAAGCGCGGCGTACCTGGATTTATCGTATCCGGCCGTCGGCCAATCACCCGGCCTTCACCAAGCTCGAACGGCAATTGGCGGGCGGACCATTGGGCGAAGTCACGCCCAATCGCCTGCGTTGGAACCCGCTGGAGATTCCCGCCGAGCCCACCGATTTCATCGACGGGCTGGTGTGCATGGCGGCCAACGCCGCTGCGGACAAACCGGCCGGCATCAGCCTTTATCACTACCGGGCCAACCGCTCCATGGAGCGGGTGTTTTTCAACGCCGACGGTGAATGGCTGATCGTGCCGCAACTGGGACGGCTGCGGATCGCCACCGAACTGGGTGTGCTGGAGCTGGCACCGCTGGAAATCGCCGTGCTGCCCCGGGGCCTGAAGTTTCGCGTCGAACTGCTCGATCCGCAGGCCCGTGGTTACCTCGCCGAGAACCACGG harbors:
- a CDS encoding IclR family transcriptional regulator, coding for METPLSNGKQKVRSAEVGTDILKALAELSPSTSLSRLAEHVQMPASKVHRYLQALIASGFAEQNAATNHYGLGREALRVGLAALNGMDVLQVAALPLSELRDDLNETCFLAVWGNHGATVVRIEPAVRAVTVVTQLGSVLPLLSSSTGLVFSAYLPERETIGLREQEVQGSEHHSLADDRAYAALCEQIRNRGLHHVHGLLMPGVDALSAPVFNAVGEVKAVMTIVGPTSLFHADENGPAAQRLLAATRAVSWRMGYEAGPGSAQEIRDNPDQ